Proteins from a single region of Gossypium arboreum isolate Shixiya-1 chromosome 1, ASM2569848v2, whole genome shotgun sequence:
- the LOC128279459 gene encoding uncharacterized protein LOC128279459, translated as MPIVDYEREFLRLSIYATEFVPTEVDRCKRFLRGLRDEFQLQLMPLRITEFVDLVERAKMIEKMLGKSKKYKTARSIGKHPGTVSLSPQFKRSRESWGSGRFSSRSERGDRSRERQTTVSTGSIRSPTQNTKIPEYCPKINKAVPMVPQKSESASRGRGSGRSGSVARGAESQCSKIRTVCEFPDVFLEELSGLSPDQEIEFVIEVYPGTDPVSIPPYQMSPTKLKELKFVVVFIDDILVYSKIEEELEQHLRIVLQTLREKQLYGKLSKCEFWLSEVVFLGHVLSTDGIRVDPKKIEAMLQWKVPKNVSECQKSFETLKQVLIEAPVLTLPELGKDFVVYGDASLNGLECVLMQSGKVIAYAS; from the exons ATGCCTATAGTGGATTATGAACGAGAATTCCTGAGATTGAGTATATATGCAACTGAATTTGTACCGACTGAAGTTGACAGATGCAAGCGATTTCTAAGAGGACTGCGAGATGAATTTCAACTGCAATTGATGCCTCTACGGATTACAGAGTTTGTAGACTTAGTAGAAAGAGCTAAAATGATTGAGAAAATGCTAGGAAAGAGTAAAAAGTACAAAACTGCCCGTTCAATTGGAAAACATCCTGGAACTGTTAGTTTAAGTCCGCAATTCAAACGATCAAGGGAATCTTGGGGTAGTGGAAGATTCAGTTCAAGATCAGAAAGAGGAGACAGAAGTCGAGAGAGACAAACTACTGTATCTACTGGCAGTATCAGAAGCCCAACTCAGAATACTAAAATTCCAGAAT ATTGCCCGAAGATTAATAAAGCAGTACCAATGGTTCCTCAGAAATCTGAATCTGCATCTAGAGGTCGAGGTTCAGGCCGAAGTGGTTCAGTTGCTAGAGGag CTGAAAGCCAGTGTAGTAAAATTCgaactgtatgtgaatttcctgatgtgtttcttgaagaattgtCTGGATTATCTCCTGATCAGGaaattgaatttgtgattgaagtatACCCAGGTACAGATCCAGTGTCAATACCTCCATATCAAATGTCACCTACTAAGTTGAAGGAGCTGAAG TTTGTggtagttttcattgatgatatcttggtatactccaAGATTGAAGAGGAGCTTGAGCAACATCTTCGAATTGTTTTACAGACACTACGAGAAAAGCAATTATATGGAAAATtgagtaaatgtgagttttggctatcAGAGGTTGTGTTTCTTGGCCATGTGCTATCGAcagatggaattagagtggatccaaagaagattgaagccatGCTTCAGTGGAAAGTTCCTAAAAATGTGTCAGAG tgtcagaaaagttttgaaacgTTGAAGCAAGTGTTAATAGAAGCACCAGTATTGACTTTACCGGAGTTGGGAAAAGATTTTGTTGTGTACGGTGATGCTTCCTTAAATGGTCTCGAGTGTGTACTGATGCAAAgtggaaaggtaattgcttatgcttcatga
- the LOC108462493 gene encoding uncharacterized protein LOC108462493: MVADALSRKVATELRAMFAQLSIIDDGSLLAELKVKPVMFDQIRTVQLEDEKSMKKGEKVQNGMIENFSIDEYNCLRYQNLLCIPTTSELKELILQEAHDSSFALHPEGTKMYCDLRELYWWPGLHHDGLYNRVTIVSK, translated from the exons ATGGTAGCTGACGCATTAAGTAGGAAGGTTGCAACTGaattgagagcaatgtttgcacagcTCAGTATTATTGATGATGGAAGCCTTTTGGCTGAATTGAAAGTAAAACCAGTAATGTTTGATCAAATCAGAACGGTACAGTTAGAAGATGAAAAGTCAATGAAAAAGGGAGAGAAGGTACAGAATGGTATGatagaaaattttagcattgatgagTATAATTGTTTGAGATATCAGAATCTACTATGTATTCCAACTActtcagagttgaaagagttaatactCCAAGAAGCACATGATAGTTCTTTTGCATTACATCCAGAAGGAACAAAGATGTACTGTGATTTAcgagaactgtattggtggccag gactGCATCACGATGGACTTTATAATCGGGTTACCATTGTTAgcaagtaa